The DNA segment GCTGGAAGCATCTTGATATCGTAATGTATTTTTAACGCAAAGAGCGCGAAGAGTTTTTTTTAACTACTAAATGTTTTTAAGGGCGCAAAGGCGTTTCACTCAGCGAAGAGCGCAAAGAGATAAAATGCTACAGAAAGAAAGCTAAGTTTTATTCTCCCGCTGATTTAACAGATGGTGCAGGTTTTTTTATGTAGGTATTATTTAAACAAAAAAGCTCCGGAATTCGGAGCTTTGATATTAGTGAAAGTGGGATTAGGCTTTTGCTGATCTTTCCACTTTTTTTCTTTCTTCTTCGGAAAGGAGTTTCTTTCTCATACGGATGAAATTCGGAGTTACCTCGATGGCTTCATCAGCCTGGATGTATTCCATACATTCTTCCAGTGAGAATAAGATTTTCGGAGCAACACCGGTATCTTTATCTTTACCTGCGGCTCTCATGTTGTTCAGCTGTTTTGCTTCAACGATGTTTACCACAAGATCTCCAGGTTTGTTCTGTTCTCCGATAATCATTCCTGCATAGATTTCCTCTCCCGGATCTACGAAGAACTTACCTCTGTCCTGTAGTTTGTTGATGGAATATTCTGTTGCAGGACCTTGGGTTTTGCTGATCAACACCCCATTGTTTCTTCCCGGAATAGCACCTTTGAAAGGCTTGTATTCTGTAAAACGGTGCGCCATAATGGCTTCTCCGGCTGTAGCGGTTAGCATCTGGGAACGCAATCCGATCAGACCTCTTGAAGGAATTTCGAATTCCATATGCTGCATTTCGCCTTTCGTTTCCATAATGTGAAGATCTCCTTTTCTCTGGGTAGCCAGATCGATTACTCTTGAAGCATATTCTTCAGGAACGTCTACTACCAAAGATTCGTAAGGCTCACAGCTTACGCCGTCGATTTCTTTAAGGATAACCTGTGGCTGACCGATCGTCATTTCATACCCTTCTCTTCTCATGGTTTCAATTAAAACGGATAAGTGAAGGATCCCTCTACCGAATACAAGGAAAGTATTGGCATCGTCGGTCTGCTGTACTCTTAATGCTAAGTTTTTCTCTAATTCTTTGGTTAATCTTTCTTTCAGGTGGTTAGAGGTAACATATTTACCGTCTTTCCCGAAGAAAGGTGAATTGTTGATAGAGAACGTCATGTTCAGGGTAGGCTCATCGATCGCCGTTCTTTCCAATGGTTCAGGATTTTCCAGGTCCACGAAAGAGTCTCCGATCTGGAAAGCGTCGAAACCTACAACAGCACAGATATCTCCTGCCTGAACTTCAGTTACTTTTTTCTTTCCTAATCCTTCGAAAACGTATAGTTCTTTAACTTTTCCTTTTGCAATTTTACCGTCTGCCTGAGCAAGACCGATCCACTGGGATTCTTTAATTTCCCCTCTGGTTACTTTTCCGATGGCGATTCTTCCTAAGAAAGAAGAATAATCCAGGGAAGTGATCTGCATCTGAAGGTTACCTTCGGTTACTTTCGGTTCAGGAACATATTGAAGGATACCGTCCAGCAAAGGGAAAATATCTTCAGTCTGCTCCAATGAAGTGTTGAACCATCCCTGTTTTGAAGATCCGTAGAACGTTGGGAAATCCAACTGCTCTTCGGTAGCATCAAGGTTGAAGAACAGATCAAATACCTGATCGTGAACCTCATCCGGACGACAGTTCGGCTTATCTACTTTGTTGATGACCACCAATGGTCTTAATCCTAATTCCAGTGCTTTCTGAAGTACGAAACGGGTCTGTGGCATCGGTCCTTCGAAGGCATCCACCAAAAGGATTACCCCGTCTGCCATTTTCAATACTCTTTCTACCTCTCCCCCGAAATCGGCGTGACCCGGTGTATCAATTACATTAATTTTCGTGTCTTTATAAGTAACAGAAATATTCTTGGATAAGATCGTGATTCCTCTTTCTCTTTCAAGGTCGTTGTTATCCATAATTAACTCCCCACTCTCCTGATTTTCCCTGAAAATATTGGTAGCGTGGATGATCTTGTCAACCAATGTGGTCTTCCCGTGGTCAACGTGTGCGATGATCGCAATATTTCTAATGTTTTGCATAAAAGATTTTTACGGGTGCAAAAGTAGTGATTTTTAATGAAATACTTGCTAATAAGTTGTGTTAATTAACAAATTCATAATGAGGGTGTTTTGTAAATTTATATAATAGTGTTTAAAGATTAACTTTTATAATGCTGATTTTTAACATTAAGATTTTATAAGGAGTTTAAAAATATCTTTGATATTTAATAAGCCGGGAGCTCTTGTTTATACTGCCTAATTAATTTTTACCGCAAAAGAAACAAAGACTTTGATAAAGTTATTCAACAGGTAAAAAAATACAACAGTTTAACATCTTTGATTTTTTTCTTTAAGAACTCTTTATTTGAATAGTCCAACATTTGGTTACGTCGAAGCTTGGTTTATGGCTATGCATTTAAAAAGATAAAATAGATAAACAGAGCCTGAATCAGGACGATTAATGCGAACTTCAACAGAAATGATCTCTTTGAAATTTTATGCCTGAAAACAAGCATTCCCAGCAAAGCTCCGATCGTTCCGCCTAAGAAAGTCAGGGACAACAAGGTGGACTCTGGGATTCGCCGCTGGTGCTTCACCGCTTTTCTTTTATCGATTCCGAAGATGATAAACGTGATAATGCTGATGACGGCTATTCCATAAAACATGTTGCAAATCTAAGACAAAAAAAATGATCCCGATTTTTTACCTTTGCATTCTAAATAACATCAATGACGATACAGG comes from the Chryseobacterium nepalense genome and includes:
- the typA gene encoding translational GTPase TypA, producing MQNIRNIAIIAHVDHGKTTLVDKIIHATNIFRENQESGELIMDNNDLERERGITILSKNISVTYKDTKINVIDTPGHADFGGEVERVLKMADGVILLVDAFEGPMPQTRFVLQKALELGLRPLVVINKVDKPNCRPDEVHDQVFDLFFNLDATEEQLDFPTFYGSSKQGWFNTSLEQTEDIFPLLDGILQYVPEPKVTEGNLQMQITSLDYSSFLGRIAIGKVTRGEIKESQWIGLAQADGKIAKGKVKELYVFEGLGKKKVTEVQAGDICAVVGFDAFQIGDSFVDLENPEPLERTAIDEPTLNMTFSINNSPFFGKDGKYVTSNHLKERLTKELEKNLALRVQQTDDANTFLVFGRGILHLSVLIETMRREGYEMTIGQPQVILKEIDGVSCEPYESLVVDVPEEYASRVIDLATQRKGDLHIMETKGEMQHMEFEIPSRGLIGLRSQMLTATAGEAIMAHRFTEYKPFKGAIPGRNNGVLISKTQGPATEYSINKLQDRGKFFVDPGEEIYAGMIIGEQNKPGDLVVNIVEAKQLNNMRAAGKDKDTGVAPKILFSLEECMEYIQADEAIEVTPNFIRMRKKLLSEEERKKVERSAKA
- a CDS encoding DUF1294 domain-containing protein; this encodes MFYGIAVISIITFIIFGIDKRKAVKHQRRIPESTLLSLTFLGGTIGALLGMLVFRHKISKRSFLLKFALIVLIQALFIYFIFLNA